Proteins encoded together in one Musa acuminata AAA Group cultivar baxijiao chromosome BXJ3-6, Cavendish_Baxijiao_AAA, whole genome shotgun sequence window:
- the LOC135641355 gene encoding alpha-humulene 10-hydroxylase-like, with protein MDLGLAALLPLLPFAFLLLVALRRRSISEFQPNHEPPLPPSPRGLPVIGHIHHLVGKPTHQALRDLAAQHGPLVLVRVGQVDVVVVSSREAAEEVLKTQDANFADRPALAAAKVITYGCVDVAFSPYGSYWRHLRKICATELISMKRVKSFASAREDAILRLLRDVSMTPLAVPINLSNKFMTVIGDIISAAVVGKRFEHQQNNLLLPLVKEALLSLSRFSFADSFPKLKFVDVVTGTSFRLNRIRREFEKITDGIFKQHQRKKAGGAGDVEEDLVDVLLRIKGCDPGRNISSLVNIVKSGMETVLSKRVAALGKVGRGARGKQSALRSSAGGEKLEDFGVVGGAAPKPDGGFNNGSSDAFGDSDEHTRAADLYRNSSARGRSNGLLRLDLLIFSSSPCQDIFVGGIDTSSTTLEWAMSELMRNPETMKRAQEEVREAMRGKGKVEERDAEGLSYLKLVIKETLRLHSPAPLLIPRVGRETSQVLGFKIPAGSRVVVNAWALGRDPTYWGDDAECFRPERFQGSPVDFKGANFEYIPFGAGRRMCPGVQFALAAVELLLADLLFYFDWELPHAMKPGDLDMTENMGGTASRKSELFLLAAPRIPLPDVDISWS; from the exons ATGGATCTCGGACTTGCTGCTCTCCTCCCACTGCTGCCTTTCGCGTTCCTCCTCCTGGTGGCGCTCAGGAGGAGATCCATCTCCGAGTTCCAGCCGAACCATGAACCTCCTCTCCCTCCCAGCCCACGGGGGCTGCCCGTCATTGGCCACATCCACCACCTCGTCGGAAAGCCCACCCACCAGGCGCTGCGTGACCTTGCCGCCCAGCACGGGCCCCTCGTGCTCGTCCGCGTCGGCCAGGTCGACGTGGTGGTCGTCTCCTCCCGCGAGGCCGCCGAAGAGGTCCTGAAGACCCAGGACGCCAACTTCGCCGACCGCCCTGCGCTCGCCGCCGCCAAAGTCATCACCTACGGCTGCGTGGACGTGGCCTTCTCCCCGTACGGGAGCTACTGGAGACACCTGAGGAAGATCTGCGCCACGGAGCTAATCAGCATGAAGCGCGTCAAGTCCTTCGCCTCGGCCAGGGAGGACGCCATCCTCCGCTTGCTGAGGGACGTCTCCATGACGCCCCTGGCAGTCCCCATCAACCTCAGCAACAAGTTCATGACGGTGATCGGCGACATCATTTCTGCGGCAGTGGTTGGCAAGAGATTCGAGCACCAGCAGAACAATCTGCTGCTGCCACTCGTCAAGGAGGCGTTGTTATCACTGTCCAGGTTTAGCTTCGCTGATTCCTTCCCCAAGTTGAAGTTCGTAGATGTTGTCACCGGCACCAGCTTCAGGTTGAATAGGATCCGACGGGAGTTCGAAAAGATCACGGACGGCATATTTAAGCAGCACCAGAGAAAGAAGGCGGGCGGAGCAGGAGACGTGGAGGAAGATTTGGTTGATGTGCTCCTCAGGATTAAAGGCTGTGATCCAGGTCGGAACATCTCCTCtctcgtaaac ATCGTCAAATCTGGGATGGAGACAGTGTTGTCGAAGAGGGTGGCAGCATTGGGAAAGGTGGGAAGGGGCGCTAGGGGCAAGCAGAGTGCCCTGCGCTCTTCTGCTGGAGGGGAGAAACTCGAGGACTTTGGAG TTGTCGGTGGCGCTGCACCTAAGCCTGACGGTGGATTCAACAACGGCTCTAGTGATGCGTTCGGCGATAGTGATGAACATACGCGGGCTGCAGATCTCTACCGGAATTCTTCAGCTAGAGGAAGGAGCAACG GACTGTTGCGACTCGATCTCCtcatcttttcttcctctccttgtcAGGATATATTCGTGGGAGGGATTGACACCTCGTCGACGACGCTGGAATGGGCGATGTCGGAGTTGATGAGGAACCCCGAGACGATGAAGAGAGCACAGGAGGAAGTGAGAGAAGCCATGAGAGGCAAGGGTAAAGTGGAGGAACGTGATGCGGAGGGGCTCAGCTACTTGAAGCTAGTAATCAAGGAGACACTGAGACTGCATTCGCCAGCGCCCTTGCTGATCCCGAGAGTAGGCAGGGAGACGTCGCAGGTGCTGGGATTCAAGATACCGGCAGGAAGCAGGGTCGTCGTCAATGCCTGGGCACTGGGGAGGGACCCAACATACTGGGGCGACGACGCCGAGTGCTTCCGGCCTGAGAGGTTCCAAGGAAGTCCTGTCGACTTCAAGGGGGCCAACTTCGAGTACATACCCTTCGGAGCTGGGAGGAGGATGTGCCCCGGCGTGCAGTTTGCGTTGGCGGCCGTCGAGCTGCTGCTGGCTGATCTTCTCTTCTACTTCGACTGGGAACTTCCCCATGCCATGAAGCCAGGAGATCTGGACATGACAGAGAATATGGGGGGAACTGCATCTCGGAAATCAGAGCTGTTCTTGCTTGCTGCTCCTCGCATCCCTCTCCCCGACGTCGATATAAGCTGGTCTTGA